A stretch of the Metopolophium dirhodum isolate CAU chromosome 8, ASM1992520v1, whole genome shotgun sequence genome encodes the following:
- the LOC132950904 gene encoding dnaJ homolog subfamily C member 8 — MAGKSTEPESPKKNEKFDKFYTEVKEIEKRDSVLTSKQQIERLLRPGASYFNLNPYEVLQLDHDTPLDEAKKKYKRLSILVHPDKNQDDLERANNAFETVNRAWRTIDNDESRKKCQEIIQEAKDMTEFMVVEKRKKLKKEGKDTKVEEDDPSIMKRSIYVQTCKLFADLERKRKDHEARELQERKRKREQEIDEEQKATVSKEWQKNFDESRESRVNSWKAFQESTKKSSKKIKIFKPPKHKAESR; from the exons ATGGCTGGCAAGTCGACGGAACCTGAATCGCCGAAGAAGAATGAAAAGTTCGACAAATTTTATACGGAA GTAAAAGAAATCGAAAAACGTGACTCTGTGTTGACGTCTAAACAACAGATTGAAAGGCTCCTGCGTCCTGGAGCCTCATATTTCAACCTTAATCCATATGAAGTACTTCAGCTAGACCATGACACACCTTTGGATGAggcaaagaaaaaatataaaaga ttgtctATTTTGGTGCATCCAGACAAGAACCAAGATGATTTAGAAAGAGCAAACAATGCTTTTGAGACTGTTAACCGCGCATGGAGGACAATCGATAATGATGAATCTCGGAAAAAATGTCAGGAGATCATACAGGAAGCCAAGGATATGACTGAATTTATGGTTGTAGAGAAacgtaaaaaattgaaaaaagaagGCAAAGATACAAAAGTTGAAGAAGACGACCCATCTATTATGAAACGTAGTATTTATGTTCAAACATGTAAATTATTTGCTGATCTAGAACGCAAAAGAAAAGATCATGAAGCGAGAGAATTACAAGAAAGAAAGCGGAAACGAGAACAAGAAATAGATGAAGAACAAAAAGCAACTGTGTCAAAAGAATGGCAAAAAAACTTTGAT gagTCAAGAGAAAGCAGAGTAAACAGTTGGAAAGCATTTCAGGAATCAACCAAAAAATCaagcaaaaaaatcaaaatttttaagCCTCCTAAACATAAAGCAGAATCAAGATAA
- the LOC132950903 gene encoding carnosine N-methyltransferase, with product MDFCHTDEEKIEEEKKSFQRIITAFMFYRIHSLNRIAKTINYLKSLPEQHQRLLINYNNSLETIRHCVDYNYNVILEMIKDTAYLFENQNTPSLDGWHSTDEYKPIESDLEKVQSTLKQFVRDWSTEGVEERNTCYKPIIDEILKEFPLESVQPSDIKILVPGAGLGRLVFEIAKLGYTSQGNEFSVFMLIASNFVLNRCRGVNMYVLYPWIHQCDNNLETEHQMQCISFPDINPAKELPQNAHISMAAGDFLQVYTDKDEWNCIATCFFIDCANNIVAFIETIYKILKPGGIWVNLGPLLYHYSNVFDQNSIEPSYQVIKEVIKGIGFRFEKEILNVPTKYAQNPQSMLQYEYKSVYFVCRKPKFPLTLAPSTSENEINENGIGFPLDDDEEEISSKDFRGDNEDQDAEETN from the exons atgGATTTTTGTCACACAGATGAAGAGAAAATAGAAGAAGAGAAAAAGAGCTTCCAACGAATCATAACAGCATTTATGTTTTACag aattcatTCTCTTAACAGAATTGCCAAGACTATAAACTACTTGAAATCATTACCAGAACAACATCAAAGACTATTGATTAACTACAATAACAGTTTGGAAACTATAAGACATTGtgtagattataattataatgttattttagaaATGATTAAAGATACTgcatatttgtttgaaaatcaaaatactcCTAGTCTAGATGGTTGG CATTCAACTGATGAGTACAAACCAATTGAATCTGATTTAGAAAAAGTCCAGTCAACTCTGAAACAGTTTGTACGAGACTGGAGCACTGAAGGGGTTGAAGAACGTAACACTTGTTATAAACCTATAATTGATGAGATTTTAAAAGAATTTCCATTAGAATC TGTTCAACCTTCCGACATTAAAATTTTGGTACCTGGTGCTGGCCTTGGAAGATTGGTTTTTGAAATTGCCAAATTGGGTTACACAAGTCAAGGAAATGAGTTTTCTGTGTTCATGTTAATAGCatcaaattttgtattaaacCG ATGTCGAGGTGTTAATATGTATGTTCtttatccgtggattcatcagtGTGATAACAATTTAGAAACTGAACACCAAATGCAATGCATCTCATTTCCTGATATCAATCCAGCAAAAGAGTTACCACAAAATGCACATATATCAATGGCTGCTGGTGACTTTTTACAA GTTTACACAGATAAAGACGAATGGAATTGTATTGCCAcatgtttttttattgattgtgCCAACAATATAGTTGCATTTATtgaaactatttataaaatactcaaGCCTGGTGGCATATGGGTCAATTTAGGGCcattattgtatcattataGTAACGTGTTTGATCAAAATTCTATTGAACCAAGTTACCAAGTTATTAAAGAAGTGATTAAAGGGATTGGTTTTCGGTTTGAA aaagaaattttaaatgtgcCCACCAAGTATGCACAAAATCCACAGTCTATGCTACAGTATGAGTACAAAAGCGTATATTTTGTGTGTCGCAAACCCAAATTTCCACTCACATTAGCACCTTCGACTTCTGAAAATGAAATTAACGAAAACGGAATAGGTTTCCCACTTGATGATGATGAAGAAGAAATCAGCTCAAAAGATTTCCGCGGTGATAATGAAGATCAAGATGCAGAAGAAACCAattga
- the LOC132951140 gene encoding uncharacterized protein LOC132951140, giving the protein MTEKTIFIISLGLILMTILLKRVQSDKLVIDTDGGADDAMAILLTLSVFANNNTEFDIVAITCTYGNTNLSNVEKNVLKTLTIANESKIPVYSGAFKPLTGNHTSDNFFGNDGFGDFKFNQEIIGNIDRSKHAAVALVGLANKYPGELSILILGPTTNVALAISLDPKFVYKIKRFYVIGGSVNGIGNRSPGVEFNFGADPESNFILFNSTRREVSLLLPWETILSTNISSSWRKNVLGRVDSTFIKFLNKAESKIKELPNWEPSDSLIAAAMLCPKLIQKSVVLNLTPVIDGQARGGTLVDYMQQTHKPNNVEIIQEIDVEEFQKILLSYLS; this is encoded by the exons atgacggaaaaaacaatatttataatttcacttGGATTAATTttgatgacaatattattaaaaag AGTGCAAAGTGATAAGCTTGTGATTGACACGGATGGTGGTGCTGATGATGCAATGGCAATTTTACTTACATTATCGGTGTTTGCCAACAACAACACGGAATTCGATATTGTGGCAATAACTTGCACCTATGGTAATACCAATTTGAGCAACGTCGAAAAAAATGTGCTCAAGACACTGACAATCGCAAATGAATCAAAA attccAGTTTACTCTGGTGCATTCAAACCTCTGACCGGGAATCATACAtcggataatttttttggtaaTGATGGATTTGGtgattttaaattcaatcaaGAAATTATTGGTAATATTGATAGATCAAAACATGCAGCAGTTGCATTAGTTGGTTTAGCTAATAAATATCCTGGTGAATTGAGTATACTTATACTTGGACCAACTACAAATGTCGCACTTGCAATATCATTAGAtccaaaatttgtttataaaatcaaGCGATTTTATGTCATTGGTGGTAGTGTTAATGGTATTGGGAATAGAAGTCCAGgtgttgaatttaattttggaGCGGATCCAGAGagtaattttatactttttaattcaaCTCGAAGAGAAGTTAGTTTATTACTACCCTGGGAGACAATTTTATCAACTAATATATCATCG tCCTGGAGAAAAAATGTGCTTGGTCGTGTTGATTCAacatttataaagtttttaaataaagcagaatcaaaaataaaagaattaccAAATTGGGAACCTAGTGACTCTTTAATTGCAGCTGCAATGTTGTGTCCGAAACTAATTCAAAAATCAGTTGTTTTAAATCTGACACCAGTTATAGATGGTCAAGCACGTGGCGGAACACTGGTTGATTATATGCAACAAACTCATAAACCAAATAATGTTGAAATTATTCAAGAAATTGATGTTGAAGAGTTTCAAAAAAttctattatcatatttgtcataa